In Callospermophilus lateralis isolate mCalLat2 chromosome 19, mCalLat2.hap1, whole genome shotgun sequence, the following are encoded in one genomic region:
- the Thoc6 gene encoding THO complex subunit 6, translating into MERAAPLAVPLGQTEVFQALQRLHMTIFSQSVSPCGKFLAAGNNYGQIAIFSLSAALSSEAKEESKKPVVTFQAHDGPVYSMVSTDRHLLSAGDGEVKAWLWAEILKKGCKELWRRQPPYRTSLEVPEINALLLVPKENSLILAGGDCQLHTMDLETGTFTRALRGHTDYIHCLALRERSPEVLSGGEDGAVRLWDLRTVREVQTIEVYKHEECSRPHNGRWIGCLATDSDWMVCGGGPALTLWHLRSSTPTTIFPMRAPQKHVTFYQDLILSAGQGRCVNHWQLSGELKAQVPGSSPGLLSLSLNQQPSAPECKVLTVAGSSCRVDVFTNLGYRAFSLSF; encoded by the exons ATGGAGCGCGCTGCCCCGCTAGCGGTGCCTCTGGGTCAG ACAGAGGTGTTTCAGGCCCTGCAGCGGCTGCACATGACCATCTTCTCCCAGAGTGTCTCACCCTGTGGGAAGTTCCTGGCGGCAGGCAACAATTATGGGCAGATTGCTATCTTCAG CCTGTCTGCTGCTTTGAGTTCAGAGGCCAAAGAGGAAAGCAAGAAACCCGTGGTGACCTTCCAAG cCCATGATGGGCCCGTCTACAGCATGGTCTCCACTGATCGACACCTGCTCAGTGCTGGTGATGGGGAGGTGAAGGCCTGGCTTTGGGCAGAGATCCTCAAGAAG GGCTGTAAGGAACTGTGGCGTCGTCAGCCCCCATACAG GACCAGCCTGGAAGTGCCTGAGATCAATGCCTTGCTGCTTGTCCCCAAG GAGAATTCCCTCATCCTGGCTGGGGGAGACTGTCAGTTGCACACTATGGACCTTGAAACTGGGACTTTCACG CGGGCCCTCCGGGGCCACACAGACTACATCCACTGCCTGGCACTGCGGGAACGCAGCCCTGAGGTGCTGTCAGGTGGCGAGGATGGGGCTGTGCGACTCTGGG ATCTCCGAACGGTCAGAGAGGTCCAGACGATTGAGGTCTATAAGCACGAG GAGTGCTCAAGGCCACACAACGGGCGTTGGATTGGATGCTTGGCCACTGACTCAGACTGGATG GTCTGTGGAGGGGGCCCAGCCCTCACCCTCTGGCACCTCCGGTCCTCCACACCCACCACCATCTTTCCAATGCGGGCGCCACAGAAGCATGTCACCTTCTACCAGGACCTG ATTCTGTCAGCTGGCCAGGGTCGCTGCGTAAACCACTGGCAGCTAAGCGGAGAGCTTAAGGCCCAGGTGCCTGGATCTTCCCCAGGACTGCTCAGCCTCAGCCTCAACCAGCAGCCATCAGCCCCTGAGTGCAAG GTCCTGACAGTCGCTGGCAGCAGCTGCCGGGTGGATGTTTTCACCAACCTGGGGTACCGAGCCTTCTCCCTGTCCTTCTGA
- the Mmp25 gene encoding matrix metalloproteinase-25, with product MRPLALGLRFLTPLLLLARSAPASEPSAQDVSLGVDWLRLYGYLPPPDPAQAQLQSPEKLRDAIKVMQRFAGLPETGHLDKRTIETMRKPRCSLPDVLGPAGLVRRRRCYALSGSVWRKRILTWRVQSFPQSSLLNPQIVRTLMSYALTVWGVESGLTFQEVNSQHQEADILIDFARAYHQDSYPFDGLGGTLAHAFFPGEHPISGDTHFDDEEIWTFGSQDGEGTDLFAVAVHEFGHALGLGHSSAPNSIMRPFYQGPVGDPDKYRLSQDDRDGLQQLYGKVPQTPNDQPTRKPLIPPRPSVLPPDSPSTPVPDRCEGSFDAIANIRGETFFFKGPWFWRLQPSGQLVSPRPARVHRFWEGLPSHVRVIQAAYARRGDGRILLFSGPQFWVFRERQLEGAARPLEELGLAPGEEVDAVFSWPFNGKTYLIRGQQYWRYDEAAARPDPGYPRDLSLWEGAPPAPDDVTVGNTGDTYFFKGVHYWRFPKGSVKTAPDSPQPMGPKWLDCPAPDFGPRTPEPPKPTPKPGTCDCRCELNQASERPPALLLQSLLPLLAGVLFC from the exons ATGCGGCCACTGGCGCTCGGACTCCGATTCCTGACGCCGCTGCTTCTGCTCGCGCGGTCAGCACCTGCCTCTGAGCCCTCGGCGCAGGACGTGAGCCTGGGCGTG GACTGGCTGAGACTCTATGGCTACTTACCACCACCAGATCCTGCCCAGGCCCAGCTGCAGAGCCCTGAGAAGCTGCGTGATGCCATCAAAGTCATGCAGAGGTTCGCTGGGCTGCCTGAGACAGGACACTTGG ACAAAAGGACTATAGAAACCATGCGCAAGCCCCGTTGCTCCCTCCCTGACGTGCTGGGGCCTGCGGGGCTGGTTAGACGGCGCCGCTGCTATGCTCTGAGTGGTAGTGTGTGGAGGAAGCGAATCCTGACCTGGAG GGTACAGTCCTTCCCCCAGAGCTCCCTGCTGAACCCTCAGATAGTGCGGACCCTCATGAGCTATGCCCTGACCGTCTGGGGTGTTGAGTCAGGCCTCACGTTCCAGGAGGTGAATTCCCAGCACCAGGAGGCTGACATCCTCATCGACTTTGCCCGGGCCTACCACCAGGACAGTTACCCCTTCGACGGGCTGGGCGGCACCCTTGCCCATGCCTTCTTCCCTGGGGAGCACCCAATCTCCGGGGACACTCACTTTGATGATGAGGAGATCTGGACTTTTGGGTCGCAAG ATGGTGAGGGTACTGACCTGTTTGCTGTAGCTGTTCACGAGTTTGGCCACGCCCTGGGTCTGGGCCATTCCTCCGCACCCAACTCCATTATGAGGCCCTTCTACCAGGGCCCAGTGGGTGACCCTGACAAGTACCGCCTGTCCCAGGATGACCGTGATGGCCTGCAGCAGCTGTATG GGAAAGTGCCTCAAACCCCAAATGACCAGCCCACAAGGAAACCCCTGATTCCTCCAAGGCCCTCGGTCCTGCCCCCTGACAG CCCCTCGACACCTGTCCCTGATCGATGTGAGGGCAGTTTTGATGCCATTGCCAACATCCGTGGTGAAACTTTCTTTTTCAAAG GCCCCTGGTTCTGGCGCCTCCAGCCCTCAGGACAGCTGGTGTCGCCCCGGCCTGCCCGGGTGCACCGCTTCTGGGAGGGGCTTCCCTCGCACGTGAGGGTCATCCAGGCCGCCTATGCCCGGCGCGGAGACGGCCGAATCCTCCTTTTCAGCG GCCCGCAGTTCTGGGTGTTCCGGGAGCGGCAGCTAGAGGGCGCAGCGCGCCCGCTCGAGGAGTTAGGGCTGGCGCCGGGCGAGGAGGTGGACGCCGTGTTCTCGTGGCCATTCAACGGGAAGACCTACCTGATCCGGGGACAGCAGTACTGGCGGTACGACGAGGCGGCCGCGCGCCCGGACCCGGGCTACCCGCGCGACCTGAGCCTCTGGGAAGGGGCGCCTCCCGCCCCCGACGATGTCACTGTCGGCAACACAG GTGACACCTACTTCTTCAAGGGCGTCCACTACTGGCGCTTTCCCAAAGGCAGCGTCAAGACCGCGCCCGACTCCCCGCAGCCCATGGGGCCCAAGTGGCTGGACTGCCCGGCCCCCGACTTTGGCCCTCGTACTCCTGAGCCCCCCAAACCGACCCCCAAGCCCGGAACCTGTGATTGTCGGTGCGAGCTCAACCAGGCCTCCGAGAGGCCGCCCGCGCTGCTCCTGCAGTCCCTCCTGCCCCTGCTGGCGGGCGTCCTCTTCTGCTGA
- the Hcfc1r1 gene encoding host cell factor C1 regulator 1 isoform X2 produces MILQQPLERGSPGRALHDPRTASGATRGQDAREPLRKQFLSEENMATHFSRLSLHNDHPYCSPPMAFPPALPSLRSPCSELLLWRYPGNLIPETLRLLRLGDTPSPHYPATPAGDIMDL; encoded by the exons ATGATCCTTCAGCAGCCCCTGGAGCGGGGCTCTCCAGGCCGGGCCCTGCACGATCCGCGGACCGCCTCAGGGGCGACTCGAGGCCAGGACGCCAG GGAGCCCTTACGAAAGCAGTTTCTGTCTGAGGAGAACATGGCCACCCACTTCTCTCGACTGAGCCTACATAATGACCACCCTTACTGCAGCCCCCCCATGGCTTTTCCACCCGCCCTGCCCTCACTGAG GAGTCCTTGCTCAGAACTACTTCTCTGGCGCTATCCTGGGAATTTAATCCCTGAGACTCTTCGGCTGCTGAGGCTGGGGGATACTCCTAGTCCCCATTATCCTGCAACCCCAGCTGGGGACATAATGGACCTCTAA
- the Cldn9 gene encoding claudin-9 has translation MASTGLELLGMTLAVLGWLGTLVSCALPLWKVTAFIGNSIVVAQVVWEGLWMSCVVQSTGQMQCKVYDSLLALPQDLQAARALCVVALLLALLGLLVAITGAQCTTCVEDEGAKARIVLTAGVLLLLAGILVLIPVCWTAHAIIQDFYNPLVAEALKRELGASLYLGWAAAALLMLGGGLLCCTCPPPQFERPRGPRLGYSIPSRSGVSGLDKRDYV, from the coding sequence ATGGcttcaactggtcttgaactcctgggcatgACCCTGGCTGTGCTGGGATGGTTGGGGACCCTGGTTTCCTGTGCCCTGCCCCTGTGGAAAGTGACCGCTTTCATTGGCAACAGCATCGTGGTGGCCCAGGTGGTGTGGGAGGGGCTGTGGATGTCCTGCGTGGTGCAGAGCACTGGCCAGATGCAGTGCAAGGTGTATGACTCGCTGCTGGCACTGCCCCAGGACCTGCAGGCCGCGCGTGCCCTCTGTGTCGTAGCCCTCCTGCTGGCCCTACTTGGCCTGCTGGTGGCCATCACTGGCGCCCAGTGTACTACGTGTGTGGAGGACGAAGGCGCCAAGGCCCGCATTGTGCTCACTGCTGGAGTCCTCCTGCTCCTCGCAGGCATCCTGGTGCTCATCCCGGTCTGCTGGACGGCCcacgccatcatccaggatttctaCAACCCCCTGGTGGCTGAGGCCCTCAAGCGGGAGCTGGGGGCTTCTCTCTACCTGGGCTGGGCTGCAGCTGCACTGCTCATGCTGGGTGGGGGGCTCCTCTGCTGCACATGCCCCCCACCCCAGTTTGAGCGGCCCCGTGGACCTAGGCTGGGCTACTCCATCCCTTCCCGCTCAGGCGTGTCGGGGCTGGACAAGAGGGACTACGTGTGA
- the Tnfrsf12a gene encoding tumor necrosis factor receptor superfamily member 12A: protein MALGSIRPMLRLLVLGLGLGLLRAATGEQAPGTAPCSSGSSWSADLDKCMDCASCPARPHSDFCLGCAAAPPAPFRLLWPILGGTLSLALVLALLSAFLVWRRCRRREKFTTPIEETGGEGCPGVALIQ from the exons ATGGCTCTTGGGTCCATACGCCCGATGCTGCGGCTCCTAGTGCTGGGGCTCGGGCTGGGGCTGCTACGCGCCGCAACCGGGGAGCAGGCACCAG GCACCGCCCCCTGCTCTAGCGGCAGTTCCTGGAGCGCGGACCTGGACAAGTGCATGGACTGTGCGTCGTGTCCCGCGCGACCGCACAGTGACTTCTGCCTGGGCT GCGCTGCTGCACCTCCCGCCCCCTTCCGGCTGCTTTGGCCCATCCTGGGGGGTACTCTGAGCCTGGCCCTGGTGCTGGCACTGCTTTCTGCCTTCCTGGTCTGGAGACGGTGCCGCAGGAGAGAGAAATTTACCA CCCCCATAGAGGAGACTGGTGGAGAGGGTTGTCCAGGTGTGGCGCTGATCCAGTGA
- the Hcfc1r1 gene encoding host cell factor C1 regulator 1 isoform X1 — protein MILQQPLERGSPGRALHDPRTASGATRGQDASSPLRGAMPMSIKRRLEEEQEPLRKQFLSEENMATHFSRLSLHNDHPYCSPPMAFPPALPSLRSPCSELLLWRYPGNLIPETLRLLRLGDTPSPHYPATPAGDIMDL, from the exons ATGATCCTTCAGCAGCCCCTGGAGCGGGGCTCTCCAGGCCGGGCCCTGCACGATCCGCGGACCGCCTCAGGGGCGACTCGAGGCCAGGACGCCAG CTCCCCTCTCCGAGGAGCTATGCCCATGAGCATCAAGCGGCGCCTGGAGGAGGAGCA GGAGCCCTTACGAAAGCAGTTTCTGTCTGAGGAGAACATGGCCACCCACTTCTCTCGACTGAGCCTACATAATGACCACCCTTACTGCAGCCCCCCCATGGCTTTTCCACCCGCCCTGCCCTCACTGAG GAGTCCTTGCTCAGAACTACTTCTCTGGCGCTATCCTGGGAATTTAATCCCTGAGACTCTTCGGCTGCTGAGGCTGGGGGATACTCCTAGTCCCCATTATCCTGCAACCCCAGCTGGGGACATAATGGACCTCTAA
- the Cldn6 gene encoding claudin-6 produces the protein MASAGLQILGIVLALLGWVKALISCTLPLWKVTAFIGNSIVVAQVVWEGLWMSCVVQSTGQMQCKVYDSLLALPQDLQAARALCVITLLLALVGLLVYLAGAKCTTCVEDQDSKARLVLTSGIIFVISGVLTLIPVCWTAHTIIQDFYNPLVAEAQKRELGASLYLGWAACGLLMLGGGLLCCTCPSGEARSSSHYMARYSASAPHSPSRGPSEYPTKNYV, from the coding sequence ATGGCCTCTGCTGGTCTGCAGATCCTGGGAATTGTCCTAGCTTTGCTGGGCTGGGTAAAGGCTCTGATTTCCTGCACCCTGCCCTTGTGGAAGGTGACCGCTTTCATCGGCAACAGCATTGTGGTGGCCCAGGTGGTGTGGGAAGGGCTGTGGATGTCCTGTGTGGTGCAGAGCACTGGCCAGATGCAGTGCAAGGTGTATGACTCGCTGCTGGCACTGCCTCAGGACCTGCAGGCTGCACGTGCCCTCTGTGTCATCACCCTCCTTTTGGCCCTGGTGGGCCTGCTGGTCTACCTTGCTGGGGCCAAATGCACCACCTGTGTGGAGGACCAGGATTCCAAGGCCCGCCTAGTGCTCACCTCTGGGATCATCTTTGTCATCTCAGGGGTTCTAACCTTGATCCCAGTCTGCTGGACAGCCCACACCATCATCCAGGACTTCTACAACCCCCTGGTGGCTGAGGCCCAGAAGAGAGAGCTGGGGGCCTCCCTGTATTTGGGCTGGGCAGCCTGTGGCCTTCTGATGCTGGGAGGGGGACTGCTGTGCTGCACCTGCCCCTCTGGAGAGGCCCGGAGCTCCAGCCATTACATGGCCCGATATTCAGCATCTGCCCCGCATTCCCCCTCTCGGGGACCCTCTGAGTACCCCACCAAGAATTACGTTTGA
- the Bicdl2 gene encoding BICD family-like cargo adapter 2 — MSSPDGPRFRSGLLSGAASPSGDDGFFPFVLERRDSFLGGGPGPEEPEDLALQLQQKEKDLLLAAELGKMLLERNEELRRQLETLSAQHAEHEERLQQENHELRRGLAARGAEWEARAVELEGDVEALRAQLGEQRSEQQDSGRQRAQALSELSEQNLRLSQQLAQASQTEQELQRELDALRGQCQAQALAGAELRTRLESLQGENQMLQSRRQDLEAQIRSLREEVDKGQGRLQTTHEELMLLRREKKEHSLELERARFEAGEVLSALRRLQRRVLELEEESRLQDANVSSASLQSELAHSLEGDQYEDQDTSVCGDTQITPSLETQEASRPPSSPQEESLEPPKKRAPLSPVEILEEKEEEVARLQDEITLQREELQTLREELQRQKELRAEDNPAEALSCALLDRDEAVNKAVELSLELSRVSLERDSLSRELLRTIRQKVALTQELEAWQDDMQVVIGQQLRSQRQNELSAAASTPRRSTARFSLRLGSGPAGGFLSNLFRKT, encoded by the exons ATGAGCTCCCCAGATGGGCCACGCTTCCGGTCAGGGCTGCTCTCCGGGGCTGCCTCCCCCAGTGGCGATGATGGCTTCTTCCCCTTTGTGCTGGAGCGAAGAGACTCGTTCCTGGGAGGGGGCCCAGGGCCTGAGGAGCCTGAGGACCTGGCCTTGCAGCTGCAGCAGAAGGAGAAAGACCTGTTGCTGGCGGCAGAACTGGGCAAGATGCTTCTGGAGCGCAACGAGGAGCTGCGGAGGCAGCTGGAAACGCTGAGTGCCCAACACGCTGAGCACGAGGAA CGGCTGCAGCAAGAGAACCATGAGCTCCGCAGGGGCCTGGCAGCCCGGGGTGCTGAGTGGGAGGCCAGGGCTGTGGAGCTGGAGGGGGACGTGGAGGCGCTGAGGGCCCAGCTGGGAGAGCAGCGCTCAGAGCAACAGGACAGCGGCCGCCAGCGTGCACAGGCGCTCAGTGAGCTCAGTGAGCAGAACCTCCGGCTCAGCCAGCAGCTGGCCCAG gcctCCCAAACTGAGCAGGAGCTCCAGAGAGAACTAGACGCCCTTCGGGGTCAGTGCCAGGCTCAGGCCCTGGCTGGGGCAGAGCTAAGAACACGGCTAGAGAGTCTGCAGGGGGAG AACCAGATGCTGCAGAGCCGCCGGCAGGACCTGGAGGCACAGATCCGAAGCCTGCGTGAGGAGGTGGACAAGGGCCAGGGCAGACTGCAGACTACTCATGAGGAGTTGATGCTGCTAAGGCGGGAGAAGAAGGAGCACAGCCTCGAG CTGGAACGTGCTCGCTTTGAGGCTGGGGAAGTGCTGAGCGCCCTGCGGAGGCTGCAGCGGCGCGTCTTGGAGCTGGAAGAGGAGTCACGCCTTCAGGACGCCAACGTCTCCAGTGCCTCACTGCAATCGGAGTTGGCCCACAGCCTCGAAGGCGACCAGTACGAGGACCAGGACACCAGTGTATGTGGAGACACCCAG ATCACCCCATCCCTGGAGACCCAAGAGGCATCCAGACCCCCATCTTCACCCCAGGAGGAGAGCTTGGAGCCCCCTAAGAAGCGAGCACCTCTAAGCCCAGTGGAGATACtagaagagaaggaagaggaagtggCTAGGCTGCAAGATGAG ATCACACTGCAGCGGGAAGAGCTGCAGACCTTGAGGGAGGAGTTGCAAAGGCAGAAGGAGCTGCGGGCAGAGGACAATCCCGCAGAGGCCCTAAGCTGCGCCCTCTTGGACCGTGACGAGGCTGTGAACAA GGCAGTGGAACTGTCCCTGGAGCTCAGCCgcgtttccctggagagggactcCCTGTCCCGGGAGCTGCTGCGCACCATCCGCCAGAAGGTGGCACTGACGCAGGAGCTGGAGGCCTGGCAG GACGACATGCAGGTGGTGATCGGGCAGCAGCTGCGCTCACAGCGCCAGAACGAGTTGAGCGCGGCAGCTTCGACCCCACGCCGCTCCACAGCACGCTTCTCACTGCGCCTGGGTTCCGGGCCTGCCGGCGGCTTCCTCAGCAACCTTTTCCGAAAGACCTAA